A genomic window from Gossypium hirsutum isolate 1008001.06 chromosome D12, Gossypium_hirsutum_v2.1, whole genome shotgun sequence includes:
- the LOC107947535 gene encoding uncharacterized protein isoform X1, with protein MESATNEASRKRMKPDVGEKQEDHISNGTVMEEITEKEQSEAIIVGSEEMELNISHILEKIERFTQLVSELLESGKSMFKELSNDFEERLIMIHKEQMEKWQEEIKELRLIDASNEEATALLSNARFLLQNPFSES; from the exons atggAAAGTGCAACGAATGAAGCTTCGAGAAAACGCATGAAACCAGAC GTGGGAGAAAAACAAGAAGATCACATAAGCAACGGAACTGTTATGGAGGAAATAACAGAGAAAGAACAATCTGAGGCAATCATCGTTGGATCTGAAGAAATGGAACTCAATATCTCTCACATTCTTGAAAAGATCGAGCGCTTCACTCAACTG GTCTCGGAGCTGTTAGAATCAGGAAAATCAATGTTCAAGGAATTGAGTAACGATTTTGAAGAGCGGCTGATCAT gaTACATAAAGAACAAATGGAGAAATGGCAGGAAGAGATCAAGGAACTGAGACTGATAGATGCATCAAATGAGGAGGCAACTGCTCTGTTGAGTAATGCTCGTTTTTTACTTCAGAATCCCTTTTCTGAATCTTGA
- the LOC107947535 gene encoding uncharacterized protein isoform X2 — MEEITEKEQSEAIIVGSEEMELNISHILEKIERFTQLVSELLESGKSMFKELSNDFEERLIMIHKEQMEKWQEEIKELRLIDASNEEATALLSNARFLLQNPFSES; from the exons ATGGAGGAAATAACAGAGAAAGAACAATCTGAGGCAATCATCGTTGGATCTGAAGAAATGGAACTCAATATCTCTCACATTCTTGAAAAGATCGAGCGCTTCACTCAACTG GTCTCGGAGCTGTTAGAATCAGGAAAATCAATGTTCAAGGAATTGAGTAACGATTTTGAAGAGCGGCTGATCAT gaTACATAAAGAACAAATGGAGAAATGGCAGGAAGAGATCAAGGAACTGAGACTGATAGATGCATCAAATGAGGAGGCAACTGCTCTGTTGAGTAATGCTCGTTTTTTACTTCAGAATCCCTTTTCTGAATCTTGA
- the LOC121224544 gene encoding mannan endo-1,4-beta-mannosidase 4-like, translating to MTIFSCAALSLTNRKRNHWFHCFILLTLTSTTFLRETHHAAADHSIGSSFVQTKGTNFVINGNPFYLNGFNAYWMMIFASDPSTRDKVTNTFRQASKHGMNIARTWAFNDGDYMPLQTSPGSYNEDVFKGLDFVVAEAKKFKIHLILSLVNNFKDFGGKGKYVQWAKQRGQDLENEDDFYTNSLVKEYYKNHVKNWLKEMAAHVKSIDNHHLLEIGLEGFYGASMAAKKQYNPNSSLTGTDFISNNQIPEIDFATIHIYPEQW from the exons ATGACTATATTTTCTTGTGCTGCATTGTCGTTAACCAATAGGAAACGAAACCATTGGTTCCATTGTTTCATCTTGCTAACCCTAACATCAACCACCTTCCTCCGTGAAACCCACCATGCTGCGGCTGATCACTCAATCGGCAGTTCCTTCGTCCAAACAAAAGGAACCAACTTCGTCATCAACGGAAACCCATTTTACTTAAACGGCTTCAATGCTTATTGGATGATGATATTTGCATCAGACCCTTCAACAAGAGACAAGGTCACAAACACATTCCGACAAGCCTCCAAGCACGGCATGAACATTGCAAGAACTTGGGCTTTTAACGATGGTGATTACATGCCTCTTCAAACATCTCCTGGTTCTTACAATGAAGACGTGTTCAag GGTCTGGATTTTGTTGTAGCAGAAGCAAAGAAGTTTAAAAttcacttgattttgagtttagtgaataattttaaagattttggaGGAAAAGGAAAATATGTTCAATGGGCAAAGCAACGAGGTCAGGACCTGGAAAATGAAGATGACTTTTATACAAACTCACTTGTTAAAGAATACTACAAGAATCACGTTAAG AACTGGTTAAAAGAAATGGCTGCACATGTTAAGTCCATTGATAATCACCATCTACTGGAAATTGGACTTGAAGGATTTTATGGAGCATCAATGGCAGCCAAGAAACAGTACAATCCAAATAGTTCTCTCACAGGGACTGATTTCATTTCCAATAACCAGATCCCAGAGATTGATTTTGCTACCATTCATATCTACCCTGAGCAATGGTAA